A region of Arabidopsis thaliana chromosome 5, partial sequence DNA encodes the following proteins:
- the LURE1.1 gene encoding Putative membrane lipoprotein (Putative membrane lipoprotein; LOCATED IN: endomembrane system; BEST Arabidopsis thaliana protein match is: Putative membrane lipoprotein (TAIR:AT5G43513.1); Has 52 Blast hits to 52 proteins in 2 species: Archae - 0; Bacteria - 0; Metazoa - 0; Fungi - 0; Plants - 52; Viruses - 0; Other Eukaryotes - 0 (source: NCBI BLink).), protein MKLIFIFLTLLIFVSSCTSILIKESSEEERIYPFNPVASPFDPRSLNQILKIGKIGYCFDCARACMRRDRYIRTCSFERKLCRCSYSHIHHTHG, encoded by the exons ATGAagttgatttttatatttttaactctattaatttttgtttcttcat GTACATCAATACTTATAAAGGAATCtagtgaagaagagagaatatATCCTTTCAATCCAGTAGCAAGTCCTTTCGATCCACGTTCACTGAACCAAATACTTAAAATAGGCAAaattggttattgttttgattgCGCAAGAGCTTGTATGAGAAGAGATAGGTATATTCGCACATGtagttttgaaagaaaactttgtcGTTGCAGTTATAGTCATATTCATCATACTCATGGTTAA
- the WRKY49 gene encoding WRKY DNA-binding protein 49 (WRKY DNA-binding protein 49 (WRKY49); FUNCTIONS IN: sequence-specific DNA binding transcription factor activity; INVOLVED IN: regulation of transcription, DNA-dependent, regulation of transcription; CONTAINS InterPro DOMAIN/s: DNA-binding WRKY (InterPro:IPR003657); BEST Arabidopsis thaliana protein match is: WRKY DNA-binding protein 57 (TAIR:AT1G69310.2); Has 1807 Blast hits to 1807 proteins in 277 species: Archae - 0; Bacteria - 0; Metazoa - 736; Fungi - 347; Plants - 385; Viruses - 0; Other Eukaryotes - 339 (source: NCBI BLink).), whose product MEEEGYQWARRCGNNAVEDPFVYEPPLFFLPQDQHHMHGLMPNEDFIANKFVTSTLYSGPRIQDIANALALVEPLTHPVREISKSTVPLLERSTLSKVDRYTLKVKNNSNGMCDDGYKWRKYGQKSIKNSPNPRSYYKCTNPICNAKKQVERSIDESNTYIITYEGFHFHYTYPFFLPDKTRQWPNKKTKIHKHNAQDMNKKSQTQEESKEAQLGELTNQNHPVNKAQENTPANLEEGLFFPVDQCRPQQGLLEDVVAPAMKNIPTRDSVLTAS is encoded by the exons atggaagaagaaggttatCAGTGGGCAAGAAGGTGTGGAAACAACGCCGTTGAAGATCCTTTTGTTTATGAGCCACCTCTTTTCTTTCTGCCTCAAGACCAACATCATATGCATGGGCTCATGCCAAATGAAGATTTCATTGCCAACAAGTTCGTCACATCAACACTTTACTCCGGTCCACGAATCCAAGATATTGCAAACGCTCTGGCCTTGGTCGAACCCCTGACCCACCCAGTCCGAGAAATCTCTAAATCAAC AGTTCCTCTTTTGGAAAGAAGTACTTTGAGCAAGGTGGATAGGTACACTTTAAAGGTGAAGAACAATAGTAATGGAATGTGTGATGATGGATACAAATGGAGAAAATATGGccaaaaatcaatcaaaaatagCCCTAACCCAAG GAGTTATTACAAGTGCACAAACCCAATATGCAATGCAAAGAAGCAAGTGGAGAGATCAATTGATGAGTCTAACACATATATCATTACCTACGAAGGTTTCCACTTCCACTATACTTACCCTTTCTTCCTACCCGATAAGACACGTCAATGGCCcaataaaaaaacgaaaatacataaacataaTGCTCAAGATATGaacaaaaaatctcaaacCCAAGAAGAGAGCAAAGAAGCACAATTAGGTGAGCTCACCAACCAAAATCATCCAGTCAATAAAGCCCAAGAAAACACACCGGCAAATCTCGAAGAGGGATTGTTTTTTCCGGTTGATCAGTGTCGGCCGCAACAAGGGCTTCTAGAAGATGTGGTAGCTCCGGCAATGAAAAATATTCCTACCAGGGACAGTGTTTTGACAGCTtcttga
- the GDPD3 gene encoding PLC-like phosphodiesterases superfamily protein (PLC-like phosphodiesterases superfamily protein; FUNCTIONS IN: phosphoric diester hydrolase activity, glycerophosphodiester phosphodiesterase activity; INVOLVED IN: glycerol metabolic process, lipid metabolic process; LOCATED IN: cellular_component unknown; CONTAINS InterPro DOMAIN/s: PLC-like phosphodiesterase, TIM beta/alpha-barrel domain (InterPro:IPR017946), Glycerophosphoryl diester phosphodiesterase (InterPro:IPR004129); BEST Arabidopsis thaliana protein match is: senescence-related gene 3 (TAIR:AT3G02040.1); Has 1140 Blast hits to 1098 proteins in 389 species: Archae - 24; Bacteria - 458; Metazoa - 238; Fungi - 178; Plants - 103; Viruses - 2; Other Eukaryotes - 137 (source: NCBI BLink).), giving the protein MALETMTLSLSSSAMLSSGVVEDDKKQEAIVFPKFVLMGHRGFGMNMLQSPDEKMKFIKENSLLSFNVAADFPIDFIEFDVQVTRDGCPVIFHDIFMFTQEQGVIIEKRVTEMDLHEFLSYGPQRDGTNVKPMWRKTKDGRIFEWKVEKDDPLCTLEDAFLNVKHSLGFNIELKFDDNTVYGEGELRQTLDNILTVVNEHSKNRPIIFSSFHPDAARLIRNMQRCYPVFFLTNGGCEIYKDVRRNSLDEAIKLCKESGLQGLVSEVKAILRTPNAITRVKDSKLSLLSYGQLNNVVEVIYLQYLMGVEGVIVDMVKDISEAIANIEVTNEDDCEGEDERKCLIRFGEERKKVEITKDMITLLNKFVPKLL; this is encoded by the exons ATGGCTCTTGAAACTATGACATTGTCTTTATCTAGTTCTGCCATGTTATCATCAG gtgttgttgaagatgataAGAAGCAAGAGGCTATTGTTTTccctaaatttgttttgatgggTCATAGAGGATTTGGGATGAACATGCTTCAATCTCCGGacgagaaaatgaaatttatcaaagaaaattctcttctttcttttaatgttGCTGCAGATTTTCCTATTGACTTCATTGAGTTTGATGTCCAG GTAACTAGAGATGGTTGCCCTGTAATTTTCCATGATATCTTCATGTTCACGCAAGAACAG GGAGTGATTATTGAGAAAAGAGTAACGGAAATGGATTTACATGAATTTCTCTCATATGGACCACAAAGGGATGGTACAAATGTGAAGCCTATGTGGAGGAAGACAAAAGATGGTAGAATTTTCGAGTGGAAAGTCGAAAAGGATGATCCTTTGTGTACCCTTGAAGATGCTTTCCTAAATGTTAAACACTCACTCGGATTCAATATCGAGCTCAAATTCGATGATAATACCGTATatggagaaggagagttaCGTCAAACTCTTGACAACATCTTGACG GTTGTAAATGAACATTCCAAGAACCGGCCTATTATATTCTCGAGCTTTCATCCTGACGCGGCTCGACTCATCAGGAATATGCAAAGGTGTTATCCT GTATTCTTCTTAACAAATGGAGGATGTGAAATCTATAAGGATGTGAGAAGGAACTCATTAGACGAGGCCATCAAGCTTTGCAAAGAAAGCGGTTTGCAAGGGCTTGTCTCTGAGGTTAAGGCCATATTAAGAACCCCAAACGCAATCACACGAGtcaaagattcaaaacttTCACTTCTATCTTATGGCCAGCTTAA CAATGTGGTAGAGGTGATTTACTTGCAATATCTGATGGGTGTGGAGGGAGTGATTGTTGATATGGTCAAGGACATCTCCGAAGCCATTGCGAATATCGAAGTTACAAACGAGGATGATTGTGAAGGTGAGGATGAAAGAAAGTGTCTGATTAGGTTTGGAGAGGAGAGGAAAAAAGTGGAAATTACTAAGGATATGATCACTTTGTTAAATAAGTTCGTACCAAAACTGCTTTAA
- the GDPD3 gene encoding PLC-like phosphodiesterases superfamily protein — protein MALETMTLSLSSSAMLSSGVVEDDKKQEAIVFPKFVLMGHRGFGMNMLQSPDEKMKFIKENSLLSFNVAADFPIDFIEFDVQVTRDGCPVIFHDIFMFTQEQGVIIEKRVTEMDLHEFLSYGPQRDGTNVKPMWRKTKDGRIFEWKVEKDDPLCTLEDAFLNVKHSLGFNIELKFDDNTVYGEGELRQTLDNILTVVNEHSKNRPIIFSSFHPDAARLIRNMQRCYPVFFLTNGGCEIYKDVRRNSLDEAIKLCKESGLQGLVSEVKAILRTPNAITRVKDSKLSLLSYGQLK, from the exons ATGGCTCTTGAAACTATGACATTGTCTTTATCTAGTTCTGCCATGTTATCATCAG gtgttgttgaagatgataAGAAGCAAGAGGCTATTGTTTTccctaaatttgttttgatgggTCATAGAGGATTTGGGATGAACATGCTTCAATCTCCGGacgagaaaatgaaatttatcaaagaaaattctcttctttcttttaatgttGCTGCAGATTTTCCTATTGACTTCATTGAGTTTGATGTCCAG GTAACTAGAGATGGTTGCCCTGTAATTTTCCATGATATCTTCATGTTCACGCAAGAACAG GGAGTGATTATTGAGAAAAGAGTAACGGAAATGGATTTACATGAATTTCTCTCATATGGACCACAAAGGGATGGTACAAATGTGAAGCCTATGTGGAGGAAGACAAAAGATGGTAGAATTTTCGAGTGGAAAGTCGAAAAGGATGATCCTTTGTGTACCCTTGAAGATGCTTTCCTAAATGTTAAACACTCACTCGGATTCAATATCGAGCTCAAATTCGATGATAATACCGTATatggagaaggagagttaCGTCAAACTCTTGACAACATCTTGACG GTTGTAAATGAACATTCCAAGAACCGGCCTATTATATTCTCGAGCTTTCATCCTGACGCGGCTCGACTCATCAGGAATATGCAAAGGTGTTATCCT GTATTCTTCTTAACAAATGGAGGATGTGAAATCTATAAGGATGTGAGAAGGAACTCATTAGACGAGGCCATCAAGCTTTGCAAAGAAAGCGGTTTGCAAGGGCTTGTCTCTGAGGTTAAGGCCATATTAAGAACCCCAAACGCAATCACACGAGtcaaagattcaaaacttTCACTTCTATCTTATGGCCAGCTTAAGTAA
- a CDS encoding COP1-interacting protein-like protein (COP1-interacting protein-related; EXPRESSED IN: 21 plant structures; EXPRESSED DURING: 13 growth stages; BEST Arabidopsis thaliana protein match is: COP1-interacting protein 7 (TAIR:AT4G27430.2).) produces the protein MKSSTRLDSVAFQLTPTRTRCDLLVTANGKTEKIATGLLDPFLAHLKTAKDQLEKGGYSIILKPEASDNAAWFTKGTIERFVRFVSTPEVIERVYTLETEIIQIKEAIGIQNNSEMALTVVKDDHRAKKADSAEGSRPLLQLNEEKAIVLYEPDSHPKQANRSTSSDENSKAQVMKVLETRKIMLQKEQGMAFARAVAAGFEADDMIPLISFAKTFGASRLMDACVKFMDLWKKKHETGQWVEIEATEVMATQPNISTMNDSGIMFANAANMPGTPENSDAKSPTDNKRNGNQEYVQGQHRQPMYAPWPVHSPPGTFPVFQGYTMQGMPYYPGYPGASPYPSPYPSTDDSRRGSGQRKARKHHSSCSEDSESEDQERDNEKSSRRRKSGKVVIRNINYINSKKQDNSGTESDADDNHEEVARGECYNGKERATKGTEADTGDWQAFQTFLLQDADRDERSIDHMMEKEIRGKKRQGTGKYDPLAHGERESGKYQERDTADIRNGSVTRRIRGSSDSLMVHQRENGFENSSDPLNMNGFDTPRNGLDKRNMDDDSYIVTRVSSARDEAGRNKRNAIDIGSEISSCYQTDGNERKQVNYEPHDLSLIPERETEKLSAGYDPALEFGSKALKKNSQAAGGAKKLVKDPKSRLSKDAADKRKAPGPIRKGRPTKMSPLDEARARADKLRNFKADLQKMKKEKEEEDRKRIEALKIERQKRIASKSNSAVGQSQLPAQQTKKQILNKFSPGSRASKFSDSEPGSLSPLQRLPRRTTSLGSNDFQKFPKNGKLSTVSKSTGNMLTRSISPLPPAKRESIATGIRLTRSISPLPLSKRETRVSLDTQNKSVSQTRRLSEPKMGNTSAPSSSVRPRRTIASRKASDAPEIKKLSAIVNYDIAKIASLPELKIKPTKGPSNVMVKGVEKTKSSASGIEPSGNKNKSLCQNDIDETPVVEKTVVMVLPSSARSISRDQVKNEKSDVVSENSTIREGVDKEGIVETMQECGNDLVLVRLETLSDLVTETPKFLTSQSIVAKPYEAPYARVSSLEDPCTVYSDCSQAPPPSLYSNETEQETVKVLVPEKKISEASEKSQTKESASKGLRKLLKFGKKSQSSSVSEHHTESNNASFNSNEDHEPAVTAATTSEAFTLKNLISQDETPTAAAASQKSSRHFSLLSPFKNKKTVS, from the exons ATGAAATCTTCGACTCGGCTTGACTCAGTTGCTTTTCAGCTCACTCCCACTCGAACCCG GTGTGATTTGTTGGTAACAGCTAATGGAAAGACTGAGAAAATAGCTACAGGGTTACTTGATCCATTTCTTGCTCATTTAAAGACTGCAAAAGATCAATTGGAAAAAGGTGGCTATTCGATTATTCTCAAGCCTGAAGCTAGTGACAATGCGGCTTGGTTCACTAAAGGAACAATTGAAAG GTTTGTTCGATTTGTGAGTACGCCGGAAGTCATAGAACGTGTTTATACTTTAGAAACTGAGATTATACAGATCAAGGAAGCCATTGGTATTCAGAACAACTCGGAAATGGCATTGACTGTT GTGAAAGACGATCATCGAGCAAAAAAAGCAGATAGTGCAGAAG GTAGCAGGCCTTTGCTACAGCTCAACGAGGAGAAAGCTATTGTCCTTTACGAG CCTGATTCCCATCCAAAGCAAGCAAATCGGTCTACCTCATCAGATGAAAACTCTAA AGCTCAAGTTATGAAAGTTCTGGAGACACGGAAGATAATGTTGCAGAAAGAACAAGGAATGGCCTTTGCACGTGCTGTGGCAGCTGGTTTTGAGGCTGATGATATGATTCCTCTTATATCTTTCGCCAAAACTTTTGGAGCCTCACGTTTGAT GGATGCATGTGTGAAATTCATGGACTTGTGGAAGAAAAAGCACGAAACTGGCCAGTGGGTTGAAATTGAAGCAACAGAAGTAATGGCAACACAGCCAAACATCTCTACAATGAACGACTCAGGGATTATGTTCGCAAATGCTGCTAATATGCCTGGGACACCTGAAAATAGTG ATGCGAAGTCTCCTACAGACAACAAACGAAATGGAAATCAAGAATATGTGCAAGGGCAGCATCGGCAGCCGATGTATGCACCCTGGCCAGTTCACTCCCCACCGGGCACCTTTCCAGTATTTCAAGGATATACGATGCAGGGCATGCCATACTACCCAGGCTATCCAGGAGCTAGTCCATATCCATCTCCCTATCCGTCTACCGATGATTCTAGACGTGGTTCTGGCCAAAGAAAGGCTCGGAAACATCATTCATCTTGTAGCGAGGACTCCGAATCAGAAGATCAGGAAAGAGATAATGAAAAATCAAGTAGAAGAAGGAAATCAGGGAAGGTGGTGATTCGGAATATAAATTACATTAATTCAAAGAAGCAAGATAATTCTGGAACAGAATCTGATGCTGATGACAATCATGAAGAAGTGGCAAGAGGAGAATGTTACAATGGTAAAGAGAGGGCAACAAAAGGAACAGAGGCTGACACTGGGGATTGGCAGGCCTTCCAGACTTTTTTATTGCAAGATGCTGACAGAGATGAACGTTCCATTGACCATATGATGGAAAAGGAGATTAGAGGGAAGAAGAGGCAAGGTACAGGAAAGTATGATCCTTTGGCACATGGTGAACGTGAATCAGGAAAATATCAAGAAAGGGATACAGCTGATATTCGGAATGGAAGTGTGACTCGTAGAATCAGGGGATCTAGTGACTCTCTTATGGTTCACCAGAGAGAAAATGGTTTTGAGAATTCTTCTGATCCTCTCAACATGAATGGATTTGATACTCCAAGGAATGGTCTGGATAAGAGAAACATGGATGATGATTCTTATATTGTTACTCGGGTATCTTCAGCCCGAGATGAAGCTGgaagaaataagagaaatgCTATAGACATTGGTTCAGAGATCTCTTCGTGCTATCAAACTGATGGAAATGAAAGAAAGCAGGTCAATTATGAGCCTCATGATCTGAGCCTGATACCCGAACGGGAAACAGAGAAGTTATCAGCTGGGTATGATCCTGCATTAGAGTTTGGATCcaaagctttgaagaagaATAGCCAGGCAGCTGGAGGTGCTAAGAAGTTAGTAAAAGATCCAAAATCGAGACTTTCTAAAGATGCTGCAGATAAGAGGAAGGCTCCGGGGCCAATACGGAAAGGAAGACCGACAAAGATGAGTCCTTTAGATGAAGCAAGAGCACGTGCTGACAAACTTAGAAATTTCAAAGCTGACCtccagaaaatgaaaaaagagaag gAAGAGGAAGACAGGAAGCGCATCGAAGCTCTGAAAATAGAAAGGCAAAAGCGGATTGCTTCCAAAAGCAACTCAGCGGTAGGGCAGTCACAGTTGCCTgcacaacaaacaaaaaaacaaatactaaacaAGTTTTCTCCCGGTTCTAGAGCCTCTAAGTTTAGCGACTCAGAACCAGGTTCATTGTCACCTCTTCAACGTCTTCCTAGAAGAACTACTTCTCTAGGGTCAAATGACTTTCAGAAATTCCCCAAAAATGGTAAACTGAGTACCGTAAGTAAGTCAACAGGAAATATGCTAACAAGGTCGATATCACCGTTACCTCCAGCTAAGAGAGAAAGCATAGCAACAGGAATTAGGTTAACCAGGTCGATTTCACCATTACCTTTGTCTAAGAGGGAAACCAGAGTTAGTCTAGATACGCAGAACAAGTCGGTTTCACAGACAAGACGATTATCAGAACCAAAAATGGGTAATACTAGTGCACCAAGTTCGTCAGTGAGGCCACGGCGCACAATAGCATCAAGAAAAGCATCTGACGCTCCTGAGATAAAGAAACTATCTGCCATTGTTAACTATGATATAGCGAAAATTGCATCTCTTCCGGAACTGAAGATAAAACCAACCAAAGGTCCTTCTAATGTTATGGTGAAAGGGGTCGAGAAAACTAAATCATCAGCGTCTGGGATTGAACCAAGTGGTAACAAGAACAAATCCTTGTGCCAAAATGATATTGATGAAACTCCAGTGGTTGAGAAGACAGTAGTGATGGTGTTGCCAAGTTCAGCTCGAAGTATAAGTAGAGATCAGGTAAAAAACGAGAAGTCTGATGTAGTCTCTGAAAACTCCACCATTCGAGAAGGAGTTGATAAGGAAGGCATTGTTGAAACAATGCAGGAGTGTGGCAATGATCTAGTCTTA GTTAGATTGGAGACTCTGAGTGACTTAGTAACAGAAACACCAAAGTTTCTGACAAGTCAAAGTATTGTTGCGAAACCATATGAAGCTCCATATGCTCGGGTTTCTTCGTTAGAAGATCCATGTACAGTGTACTCGGACTGTTCCCAAGCACCTCCACCAAGCTTATATTCAAATGAGACAGAGCAAGAAACTGTCAAAGTCCTTGtaccagagaagaagataagtgAGGCCTCGGAGAAATCTCAAACGAAGGAGTCAGCGTCAAAAGGGCTCAGAAAACTGTTGAAATTTGGAAAGAAGAGTCAGTCTTCTTCTGTAAGTGAACACCATACCGAGTCTAATAATGCATCTTTTAATAGCAATGAGGATCATGAACCAGCTGTAACTGCTGCCACGACAAGTGAAG CTTTTACACTGAAGAATCTCATATCTCAAGATGAAACACCTACAGCAGCAGCTGCTTCACAGAAAT cttCTCGCCATTTTTCATTACTGTCTCccttcaagaacaagaagacaGTATCCTGA